Part of the Procambarus clarkii isolate CNS0578487 chromosome 20, FALCON_Pclarkii_2.0, whole genome shotgun sequence genome, cactattacgcaatgcgtttcgggcaaaagtactatatatatatttgtaatattgaccaaaccacacactagaaaatgaagagacgacATCGTTTCGgtccggacggaccgaaacgtcgtcgtctcttcactttcaagtgtgtgtgtgtggtttggtcaacatttttcagtcacgttattgtgactcctcgtctgtatatTCGTAATGGTTTAGTGCTTTCTCCTAATTTGTGGGGGAATTAGGTTTGTGTCGGCGATAGGACAAGATTTGGTTGATTTTTTGGGCTGTTTAGGAATTAATAAAGACAGCCACAAACCACTGCCTCAATACATGCAGTAAACCCCCACATCAGCAGTTACACTGATCCAGCTGTGTAACATATACATCTGTGATATTATTGAATGAGTGagagtgcgtgcatgtgtgttttGATAAGTTGCCCTTGGCACTAGGCATCTCGACAGCCTCAGACGTGACAAACATCCTGTACATTTATTTCCAGTTACTGTATACATAAGCTAAGTGGATGCGACATTATGTATGGGTCTATTGTCAGCCTTCTCGAGGCGCGACTGCCGGGAAAGAGACGGAGGAAATTTGGCCACGGAGAGGCAAACGAAGTTAATTTTAGCCTGTACCCCTGGCAGCCACAGCTCAGCCCCTTACTCACCCACCTCCACTCCCCTCAGTCTGCGCGTTGGGGGGAAATATGTCTTCGCCTTAGTGATAGTTGCTGCCCAAAGAATAATAAGCTACTGGTTTCTAGGGGGAATACTATGGACATGACGCACTCCAAGGACCAAACATGATAATTCACACCCGCTAGACCAGTGCGTCACACCCGCTAGACCAGTGCGTCACACCCGCTAGACCAGTGCGTCACACTAGACCAGTGCGTCACACTAGACCAGTGCGTGACACCCGCTAGACCAGTGCGTCAGCCATCTGGGTTATTCTCATTATGAAAGTATTTGATAGGAAAATGGTGAACACTTTTCTTTACTGGTCTAGGTTATCAACAAATTGGTACACCACTGGTAAACACAGGGTGGTGGACCACTGGTAAACACAGGGTGGTGGACCACTGGTAAACACAGGGTGGTGGACCACTGGTAAACACAGGGTGGTGGACCACTGGTAAACACAGGGTGGTGGACCACTGGTAAACACAGGGTGGTGGACCACTGGTAAACACAGGGTGGTGGACCACTGGTAAACACAGGGTGGTGGACCACTGGTAAACACAGGGTGGTGGACCACTGGTAAACACAGGGTGGTGGACCACTGGTAAACACAGGGTGGTGGACCACTGGTAAACACAGGGTGATGGACCACTGGTAAACACAGGGTGATGGACCACTGGTAAACACAGGGTGATGGACCACTGGTAAACACAGGGTGATGGACCACTGGTAAACACAGGGTGATGGACCACTGGTAAACACAGGGTGATGGACCACTGGTAAACACAGGGTGATGGACCACTGGTAAACACAGGGTGATGGACCACTGGTAAACACAGGGTGATGGACCACTGGTAAACACAAGGTGGTACACCACTGGTAAACACAGGGTGATGGACCACTGGTAAACACAGGGTGATGGACCACTGGTAAACACAGGGTGGTACACCACTGGTAAACACAAGGTGGTACACCACTGGTAAACACAGGGTGGTACACCACTGGTAAACACAGGGTGGTACACCACTGGTAAACACAAGGTGGTACACCACTGGTAAACACAGGGTGGTACACCACTGGTAAACACAGGGTGGTACACCACTGGTAAACACAAGGTGGTACACCACTGGTAAACACAGGGTGGTACACCACTGGTAAACACAGGGTGGTACACCACTGGTAAACACAAGGTGGTACACCACTGGTAAACACAGGGTGGTACACCACTGGTAAACACAGGGTGGTACACCACTGGTAAACACAAGGTGGTACACCACTGGTAAACACAAGGTGGTACACCACTGGTAAACACAGGGTGGTGGACTTCCACTTGAAGTAAAGCGCAGATTGTGGTCTTGAAGATGAGCTTGATGACGTCACCACCAAACAAAACATTGGCACAAGAGCTGCCGCCAGCATAAATCAACTCTATTTAACAAATTGTTTTATTTCCTTATGACTTGGTATAATTATTTAACAATATGTGCTCAGGTGCAAAATAAGACTCGCATACGTGCAAGAAACATTAGGGATTCTGACATTTTAAGCAGAAGTATTCGGCATTCGCTTATAAGAGTTGAGCAAGAGGCGGGCACCAGTTGGAAGTACTGTTTAATGAGTCTGGGAGTCGAATTCTCGAAAGTCTCAGTCTCGAAAGTTGAATTCAGTCTCGAAAGGATTGAAAGCCTACGCAGATTATTTTCATTGGCTGGCCCGTGCTTCATGATGCAAAAATGAGATGCAATATCTGGGGAAGTGTGAGAAATGCTGTGATTattcaacacaccaacaaaccacTTGTGACTGAGGTGTGGAGTTGATCGTACAGGTGACAGGGTCCGAGAAACGCCTTTAACAAGAAATGTCGCCATTTATCCGTATATATTAAAAATCGCTAATTTGGTTGTTGATATCGCGTCATCATATTATAAGGCAAGTATAAAATCATTGTGCAGCTCGCGATACAAACTAATGGTTCAAATGATCTTTTTGCATAATTGTTAAAAGTACTTAAAAGTGCTGTAGACCAAGTACGCTTCCGACCATCTCTAGGGCCTCGGTGTTCTTAGATAATGCTCCAGTTAAGTCACCCGGCAGTTTCTATGAAGCCTTGAAGGTCTAGATCCGCTAACATCGCAGCTCACTAACTGGCCGTGTTCCAAAATCTCGTCTAAATAATTCTTGCTAAAAGAAGATCTGACAATACCGAGAAAGTATTTTGTTTTACCATTACATGTCCTGTCATTGGTGAAAATATCATAGCAACCAGTAAGCTTATCACGTAAAATGAGGAAGTTTGAAAAGGTGAGAGCAAAATATTTCGTATATAGCATTTACAAAATTACAACCGAGGAATGCTTACTGTACTATGAGTTGAGGCTGTTAAAACTGAATATGCGTCATCGGCAGCCAGTAATCTCTTAGTCTGTGAAATACGACGCTTGATATTACAACTTACATATGCAGACTAATACACTGTCATATAACATTGCCGACATCTGTTaattaatattttgttgaatggcAGCGACGCTCGTGGAGAGAGTCACTGTTTCAGTAGCCTAGTGCCTCAACGTCACCCCAGGAAGACACCCTCTCTTGTCCTTAATAGATAATAGCACCAGTCTTCAGCGAAGCCGACACCAGATCGGCGAggtacagaacacacacacacgcacatacacatatacacacacacacacacacacacacacacacacacacacacacacacacacacacacacacacacacacacacacacacacacacacacacaccgaggtgggaccacagagccaaactcaaccctcgcaagcacaactaggtgagtacacacacacatacatatatacacacacaactacttcAAGAAAATGAACAACAATACACTCAAAACATACTAGAACAATACAATTCAAACCTGAAAATACATATTCTGTATTTCACTCTACCTACCAGCATAGACCTAACTTAATACACAAGGAATATATAGTTATACACAAAACGGCCGCTTTGTAAATTAACATACAAGCTCATATATCATACCCGAGTTATCATACCTCGCTATCATTGGCATACATTATGCAGAGACAAAAATGAACTCACGAGTATTATACATTCAGTTTAGGAGGTGTGATATTTGAAGTATACATACAGTTTAGGTGAGAGATGTAAAGTATACATACACTATTGGTGAGAGATGTGAAGTATACATACACTATAGGAGGTGAGAGATGTGAAGTATACATACACTAGAGGAGGTGAGAGATTTGAAGGTATACATACAGTACAGATGTGAAGTATACATACAGTATAGATGTGAAGTATACATACAGTatagatatgtatatgtatagatgTGAAGTATATATACAGCACCACAGGAACACTGTGGGCACCACAGAACGCTGCCAACATGAGGCTTCTGGACGCCATGTATCAACAATGAAAATGAGTGAAAAAAAATAGTTTAGAGAGCTACACATTGTGGCAGAGGTCTTGTACTGTGGTACCCTGacaggggtgagggaagaggcAGGGGGTGGACGGGGTGAGGTGGTAAATGGGAGACTGGGTGGTGAAGAGGTGAGGAAAAGTGAAGATAAGGATAAGGTAGAGGCAAGGTGGGTCCACAGAAAACGCTCTGAGCGTTTATGACAACTATAACAACTTTTATATTGCTCCCCCGTCCTCTTACCCTTCCACTCCCCTCCTACTGTCACCCCTCCACTCCCCTCCACAACCCTCGGACGTGCCCCGCCCAAACAACAAGTTACTAAAGCTAGTGTATTCTCTTTTGCCCGCTGCCATGTGGGGCGAAGCAGAGCGGTAGTTTGTGATGGCGGCGGCAGTGCTCGAGCGTCTTGACCAGGGCGCGTAATCTGATCCACACGGAGGAGTTGCCAAGTTGTGAGGGAGAACGTCACAAGATGAGTGAATGAGTGGGTGAGTGGGCGAAGACGagtgccgccgctgctgctgttcctcttcCTCCTGGTGGTGCCGTGGGAGGCTAGTTGACCCTCCTGCAGTAGTAGCCAAGGCTCTTGCACTTCTCGCAGAGGTGCTGCGGGTGCACTTTGGACTGGTCCGACACATCGAGTCCGTCCGGCTTGTCCAGGGGTCGCTGTGGACGACAAACACGTCACTCCAGCACTCACCAATGGATCTCTAGAGAAACATAGCCGAAAGACAGATTAAATGACGTCTGTCAACAGCACCGCGGGGATGACAGTTACACCATGCTTATCTGGTATATGTGAAGCTGTGTCACAAGTCTCAAGAATTGACATACGAGATATTAACCAAAATAAATTATGACTGCGTTGAAGATACATGTGATGAATGGCTATCTACGCTAAGCACATACGAGATGGCTGATAAAGAACAGCTCTTGGCGGTCACTACATTAAAAGATGAATGTTGTTTGTCAACAATAATGGATATTACAAGATAATAGATAAATTATAAAGTTTGTACATAATTTATACGTAATACGAGGTAATTTACGTAGTTCATTGTAAAGATATTTACAAATGCGATATACATGTATAACAACAACTTCAAATAAATGATATTTATCAAGAAATATGAACGCTATATTATCTGATGAATGACGTCACTGAATAGTCTAATAACCACCAAGAAAACTAATTAAGTTAATCAAGCTTTGATGATTTTGACAATAAAATGACACGTGATGCTCAAGTGTGAAATGACACACACAGGGAATGTATGATTTAGGCGCCTTAGAGACGCGGgccgtctctctctcttgtgtgaTGCCGCCCGCGCAGGTGGCACCCAGGTACACATTACAGCCATGTCAAAGTCATGGCCAAGTACACATAAGTACACATTACAGCCATGTCAAAGTCATGGCCAAGTACACATAAGTACACATTACAGCCAGTAAGTCAAAGGATGAGTCAGACAAACAGCACAGTTTACAAGATAACAACAAATAACAATCACAGTCCATGCAGTTATTTTtacaattaataatattatttgacaatgttattattatttgacaattATATTTAAtaactgttattattattattactataataGTTATATTTTTAGAGCAAGGTCAAGGATACTATTTAGTTTTCATTGTGATTTGCTTGCAATCACTGATTGGTTACCTGTGGGGGAGAAATGTTAATCAACAGAATCAACAACCCCCCACAACCCTGCCCTCCTAGACGGCTAAAACTAAGGTAATGTAATAACCCggttaccccccctcccccccccccccaccagggtcTGACCAGTAACACTGTTGATCATCAATCtccagttgataggcgggaccaaagagccaaagctcaacccccgtaaacacaactaggtgattactgtCTCACCCCCTTGTCATCCCCCCCCCTCATTGGTGTACCGTATACTACCCTATACTTTCCTTTTAGCACTAAGGTAAACTTTTCCATACTCTTTAGCTACGCCAGTCTACTAAAAAATAAAACATTCCCTTCCACCCTCAAAAGGCAACATCTCTATTACCTCATATTAAAATGTACAATTATATATCACAATGGTAACTCTTTGCCATTTAATTACAATTTGCTCTTCCTACCAAAGTGACACCTATTCCTGCTTCCATTCAGTGTCAGGTTCCTTTCTGACACTATGGCACCAACCACGTGGTCCTATACACTACCCAACACTGAAGCATCATGGTAACAAGTCCTAACCACTTGGTCTTAAGGCCAATTATCTGCAGCAATAGTTATTAATTAAGCAGCCTACCATAGGCTATAATCAAGCTAGCAAAGTATTCTTCAGTCCTGAAGAGATTTAAATACCAATATAATCTCATTGTAAATACACTTTGAAGCGGGTATACCTCTTAGAGTATATCCCTGATCAAGATTCTATACTACCCAGTTACAATAGTTGTTCTGTACTGATGACTGCCTGCCGGGTGGAAGGGGTACAGGGAAGAAGGGCACAAAACTCACTGGGGAGAGGGAGGCGGCACGGACCTGCTTGTGAGGGTAGACATTAATGCGACACTTGATGCATTCTTGCCCGCAGTTCGCCCAAGAGTTGCCGCTCATCCATTTTCTCTTACACTTTGTGCACCGGAACTCTCCAAAACATCTCTTCTTGCCCTGGTACGGGGTCAAACCCTCGCCCTTAGGACGCGCCTGGGGAATGAGAGGACATCTTCAGCGACATGGTATACTTTCGGGGACACATGCTAGGAAGTAGCGAGTTTACACTCGCTGGAAATTAAGGCAATGTTAGAGGCTGATCACTTTACTATTGTATGTGAGAAGCAAGTCATGGCCACTCGTACAGATATTTTATAATTTAAGGTAGGAATCTCCATTACATTCTGGGACAATAAGCCGAGAGCAGGAGTGTCCACTACGATAGGGATCTGTCTCTGTTGCAGGACGATAATGCTAAGAAAACCTTTTGGGATTCGAAGGGGGGTTTGTGATGCAGAGGAGGCAGCAAGATGGGCTACTCTTCCACAGCTGGGATTACACAAGGACGCTCTCAAGCTTTAAAGTAATCAAGACGTTTAACGTAGATAATACGGCTCGTGCCTCACTAACATGGTGTTAGTGGGGAAACTTTAATTTTACTTTACTTTAACTAACATGAGGCTAGTGGgaggatgaaggggggggggaaggtatcacacgttctcatcctgtaactacccataggtaattacacacatgcacacgtcGAGTCCAGGCAACCCGCGTCCCTCGACTCTATTCCCAAACCTTTTAAGTAGAGAAGCACCAGGTGTTACCAGATCACGTTCCTGCACCTCCCGCCTTCATCACTGTCGCCGTTCTTCTGGCGACAATATGTACCTGTTTTTTATCTGCATGGCAATTGCCACGTGTGTGTTACATTACCTGGGGGCACTCCTTGATGTGGTGGCCCTTCTTGAAGCAGAGGTGACAGAGGTAGTTGGGCGGGAgcttcctgcccttcgccttcttGTCCAACCCAAGTGTGAGGTCGTTGAGTTGGTCTGCCAGCTCTCCTGCCCGCGCAGAGACAAACATTAGTACCACCGTCATCATTCTTCTGGCAAGTATCCTACCAATAACTAAGCCAAAATTCAGAATACACGATTAACTCAAGATTAACGTTCCGAGGACgctgatcctcggaaccaccacaaggtaaggtatTGGAAAAATGATCGGTATTGCCATTCCACCTGAATCATCAGACGTCGTATTCACAACATATTCTATCTATTCTGAATTATATTTTTTTGCTCTTGCTTAGGAACATCGATTTGTGTATTCCTGACCTAATCTTTTCTATGAAACGTGATATGTATTGGGCCAATCTACACATTACATACCGACATATCCTATTAGAAGTCTTTTTTTAGAGTATTTCCTTGCCACAGTGTTAATTCAAAATAATTATCTTTTCAATGAATCAGTTTAAAtgaatctgagattgtaatgtccctGATCATTGTTAGTGAAGAGTATTTTCGTTCTTAGATTTATTTTCGTTCTTTCGGCCGAGAGTATTTTCGTTCTCTGTTATCTGCCGGTTGagcgaaaatttgtcacagaatttcAGTAGTTTCCCGACCTGAAAATGTTATTATTTGTTTTCTCCATCCTAAACTGGGTTGATTGAATACTGGGTATGATAGGTTATCAAGGATTTTCTCTATTTTCTGTATTTGCTCTGTGAATTCCATCTGGCAacagatgcaacactcacaaataggtgagtacacacacacacgcggattTCATTGTCGACTGAAAGGAGACGATTTGTCTTTGCTCTTGATACTGGTTACATGAACAACTACAAAAATTATTCGGATTCCTCTTCTGTAGGTTAGAGCGATCAATCTCCACCCAAATGATTTTCTGTTCTTAGATGCCCCAATActttcctatcttgaggttatcttgagatgatttcggggctttagtgtccccgcggcccggtcctcgacctccacccccaggaagcagcccgtgacagctaactaacacccaggtacctatttactgctaggtaacaggggcattcagggtgaaagaaactttgcccatttgtttctgcctcgtgcgggaatcgaacccgcgccacagaattacgagtcctgcgcgctatccaccaactACGAGGCCCCTTATACTTAAATGGCCCTCATACTTTCCCATTCTTAGATGGGAAAGCCTTACCCGCTACTTACAGCATTCCCGCTCTATTCTTAGATGGCCTTCACGGTCTATTCTTAGATGGCCCTCATGTTCAAATCTTAGATAGCCTAATGCTTCCGTATTATGAGATGCCCTCATGATCTCCTGTTCTTAAATGGCCTTTATACTCTCCTGTTCTTAGATGAACAGGAGAGTATATGCTCCTATGCTCCCCTATCCTTAGTGTCATTTTGAATTACAACACAAGATGACGCCTTTTTAAACAGACATGGCACTTAACATTAATCATGTTATAGTACAAGGTACTTGAGTTGCTAAGTAGCGTCAGGACCAGTCTAGACTCCCTATGACGAAGGGGGCGGCGTGGGACGCCACAGTTTGCTGGCCAAGAATAGCAACAACCTGGTGTATCTGGTCTCGCCGAAATAGACGCCAGCAGTACACAGAACAAAGGAAGTGAATCGGGAGGTGAGGAAGGCCGCCAGTGGCGCAAAATCTCACTACTGAAGTCCATGTGCCTTCATAAGAGGCTATAATGTCGAGTTCAATGGGTTTAGTGATGGTGTTTTAGCCATAAAACTTAAGCGTGAGATGTGAAGCTAAGTTTCGACACTTGAAACTTGTTAGGACTAAAAAAAAAGAACGATTTCCTTTCATTATCTCAATTGCTGAGATAACCCTTTCACTGGTGCCTATACCTCTTAAATTGTACCTGGAGGTTGTACTTGGAggttgtacctggattgtacatGAAGTTGCACCCTGGGAGTTCTCATACCCGGCCTGGGGGGCTCTGTTTCGTGATaatttggtccaacagactgttgttgTATGTAGCGGCC contains:
- the LOC123755460 gene encoding uncharacterized protein isoform X1 — encoded protein: MVPAPPEAWSAMGGGGGASSAASMMGGIEGNVGGGAGGGGSLAGGAGSAQLLNWVYLTLADHHNQQAGGAAHHNPPPPIHTSQNKMMANGWNALGMGGSGVGGSSGMGGIGSLPPSSLGSLAGSSLGGLGGNMGMMGGSMGGLNTLLNGGGGLSSGLLNGLAGLTPTDISALTSLTGTINGINGSFSNGLNGVNSPVNSNSLNGSIGELADQLNDLTLGLDKKAKGRKLPPNYLCHLCFKKGHHIKECPQARPKGEGLTPYQGKKRCFGEFRCTKCKRKWMSGNSWANCGQECIKCRINVYPHKQVRAASLSPRSIGECWSDVFVVHSDPWTSRTDSMCRTSPKCTRSTSARSARALATTAGGSTSLPRHHQEEEEQQQRRHSSSPTHPLIHSSCDVLPHNLATPPCGSDYAPWSRRSSTAAAITNYRSASPHMAAGKREYTSFSNLLFGRGTSEGCGGEWRGDSRRGVEG